A region of the Cryptococcus deuterogattii R265 chromosome 1, complete sequence genome:
GCAAACAACCGACGCGACATCCACCAGCCGTCACCACCGCGATTatccctccatccttcatcctccatcctccatcctccatccatctttcgtcttccatccaCGACATTCTCCTTTCGCTCGCACCATGGCCATCCCAGCTTCGTCAAATCCAATCACCTCTGTCGCCCCGAACAGCAATCCCATCACATCCGTATCCCCAAATAACTATGCTGCCGCCCCGCTCTACCCCTCCCCCACAAACCCCCAGCTCCTCTCCCGCCTTAACCTAGATCTCAGGGGTACTATATTCCCTGTAGAAAGGGAAATGCTTATGCTTTTACCTGAGAGTGTTCTCCTGGGACTCTTTCCCCAGGGCTTGATTCTTAGCAAGCCGGCCAGTTGGGAAGGTGGGGATGATGGTATCTTTACCGTTGATGTGAGTCCGGTCTGTAGCGAAAGGGAGATTTGTAACTATCTAGGCGTAATATTAGAATGGTCTACTGACTTATGGCCACCTTAGTTTGACCCTGAATGTTTTCGATACATTATTGATTTCTGGTCTAAAGCTCAGGACAGCTTCTATGGATCGCCCACCACGTCAGGTCTTTACCATGCTCAACAGCGCATCCCAACTGTCGATGCGCTTTCCGACCACTCTCAAAATCCGCTTCTGTCCAAACAAGCCATTATTGTCCTCCGTGAAGAACTGGAATacttctccatcaccaAACCAGGCGCGGCCGCACGGACTGATATCACAACAGGCTTAGCGAACGAAGATTTGCGCGTATTAAAAATGAACTGTGGCAAGgctttggaggagaagaaggctatTTTCGCTGCTCTGGAGAGGAATGTTAACAATTCGGCAAACTTGGCCGAACGACACCTCATTGACATGCTCTGTGTTAGGTGAGAAACTCCTATCCTCCAGCCCCTCTGCgttttgctttttctctttgtTGACTGAGTTTATTGAAAGCGGTTTTAATCGCGATGATGAATGGGGATACAGAGCTTGTGAGCCTCAGCGTAATGTAATATCCTCAATGGCACTCGTTCTTCTCAAGACAGGTATCAATCATCACGAGGATAACAACGATGGATCGCCTGAAATAGATCCCGTACAAATGGGTACGGCGCAAAagcttttgctcttctggAGGAAGCCTGCTGTAGGGATGATCTTCCGATTATCTGGGATAACTGCTGACCAAAGAGTTCTTGTCTAGAGAAAATGCTGGTGGGATTCTGTTGAAATTGACGTCCCCAGCAGTTTGGATGCCAAGTCAGACGAGACAATAAGCGTCAAAGTGTGGGCAAGGCGGGTATGGACCTTGGAGTTGTCTTTGGTAAGTGTTTGGCATACGTGCTTAGATGATCCTCAAAAGCGGCACCTGCTAACCTGTCAAGATAGATCtaaaaagaaagagtgtTGTATATATATTGCGAAAAATTCCCACTGTACCATTTCGATACCTCGTACCATTATCTATATGCACTTCACAGATACCAAACTGTATATTGTGGGCACAGCTATTGGCCATaatctctcccttccccaCAATGAGTACGAAAGACCATATATTCAGTTCAGAGATAATTGCGTAACCTTTTGTCGAATTAAAATGATTCTCAAACCGAGGACGAAGCCCAGAAGACCGGTACGCCATGGGTTGTAGGTGAATTTGACCATCTTGAGCCCCACATTCCCGATATACGACTATGCAAACTTCCTAGTTGACGGGATAGGCGCCGcgagagaaaaagcaaaacAAAACACAAACATTCGATTTGGCCATCCACATGCATATTCTACTCAAAGCCGCCTAATGAGCCAAAGGCTCAACGGTAGGCCTCTCGTACTGTCCAGGCTTGATAACACCCTCCTCAATGAGGTGGTCAAAGTGACCCTGCTTAGAGTTGTAGTAGGCGTACTTGTTCTTAGCCCAGTAGTAGACGCCGTAGACTTTAGACGATCGTCAGCGTTCAAGTatataaaaaaaataataTCCTGTTCTTGCAAGAGAACAACGCACAGAAAATAAGAGGGGGGGCGACGTAAGGAAGCTGGTGCATGGTTCGCTTGGAGCCGTTGAAGATGTAGGCACGGAGCATACCGGCAAGGGGTCGTTGACGGTAAGGAGAGAGACCTGCGAGAACAAGGATGAATATGCGGCAACAGGGAACAAAACGATTGGAGAGCGCACCATAAGTCTTGATACCCTTTTGCTTGGGTCCTCCCATGTCACCCCACCAACCGATCTGCAGGAAAACGGCCCAGTCAGCACCGTAAAACATCATCTACCATCCCGTCCCTCGTTCGTAATAAACTCTCATGCCGCCAAAAGCCCCGTCGCATCCCTCTGCGGTTCAAGACACCCTCGCATATCCCTCTGCATGTCTTCTACCGTATCTCATTGTAGTTGGCGGCGGTTTTCGGGGTCTCTTGGGAGGGGACGACAGCTGTGGAAAAGTCTTGCAAAAACTCACGTAGGTCTTGGCTGCAGATGGAGTGGTGAGCGGGTTACGGGACATATGGAGTAGGAGCTGCACTTACGTCCGGGCATGCCAGAGTGGGCGGGAGCTGTGGGCCTCATGGTTGCggatgtggatgttgtgtgggagaagagagaagacggATGTTAAAGTGAATGAATGGGCGAATGAGATGGACGAATGAGGAGGCGGCGTTTTGGAAAACTCCGATTCGTGCTGGTGCGGCTGGGCTCGATGCGGCCAAGGGGAGTCCACCACAATTTTACCTTGCTCACCCTTCGTCTCCCCCTCGCTCCCCCCACCACACCATGTCCCTCCTCACCTCCATCCTCGGATTCAGCGCATTCGGATTCGGTGCACGCTGCCTCCAGCTCGGCATACAAAAGCGACCCATCTTCGAGGGTAAGCCACGCCAACCCGCACATCCACTGACGTCCCTCTCCAGGCTTCCATGGCCATGCATACGCCGTGATCGCTTTCGGCATGATCGGTGCAGGAGCATACCACTTGGACAACAAACAGTGCGTGACAGCGACGGTGTGCGGTGGTGAGCTGACGGGAAGCGCGGCAGGACTGAGCTGCTcacaaagaagaagaaggccatGCTCGAGCAacgggagaaggagaacagGGAATGGGCTGCGCGGAAGGGAGAGGCGCATGCCGTGTAGCAGTCTGGGATGCAGTGTATATCAGCTAGCCCCTCGCGTTTCCACACCGCTCACAACGCAACTCAACTCACCACAGCTCACAACTCGCAGCGCACAACTCACAACTCAGACACAGCCAATGCCcgccctctcctccctctttcgACTCGCGCCGGACCCACTCCCCACTCACCCTCGCTCAGCATTTACCCGCCACTTCAGATCAGGACCCAGTGGGATAGGACATATCCCAGCGCAGTCCATTCGTTCTATGGCCACTCCACCCACCTGGATCAAACGTCCGATGGACTACCTAAAAAGTCTCTTTTACAATCAAGCACTTGCGGCCAAGGGAATCGCACTCTCCCCGCACCAGGAAAAAACCGAGCCAGATCCTGAAATCCTTTTTATGAGAGAAGTTTGCCGAAAAGAACGTCTCGAGTTACTTGGCCGACACAAGGATTATACAGAATTCGACCTCGGCCTTTGCATGGACATGTTCCGGCAAGATACGAGTCAACAGCGTATTATAcagaaggaaatggaatcCAGAACGAAAAGAGTACGGAGCGACGCGGGGCATCCACAATTCGAAAGGATTAAACAAAACCAAGGGGGAAGCGAAAATGGCAAACTTGGCGTAAGATTGTCGATACGGAATGAAGCCATTGACTTTTCAACGACGACTGAAGCGGAAAACAAGCAATTCGTCAGGGACAGGTGATCAATTGAGCACGACATTTTCCTCTAGTAGCTGATTGTCTGATCTACAGCGGTACCCACATAGTCGGATTGACGAGACATTTCCAGGCTACTCGTGCTCCTCCTGCGGACCCAGGAGGTGCTGATAGTCCAAAACATGATTGTCCAacaaccaccaccactaCCCATTCGTGTCTCAATAGCAAAGTAGCCCATGTCATCAGCGAGGAGGTCATTGACTTTCGTCCTAAAAAGAAACTCAGAAGGAGCTATGCGCCGAGcactctttcctcccagGAAAGATTACATGATCTCTTGGTAGATGCTCAGAACGATTTGAAAAGACACGAACAGGAACGGAGGCAATGGACAAAGGAACGGCGCACTTCGTTTCGTCGTCCGCGCTAGACGACCTCGAACGTAAGATTTAAAAAAGTAGCCTATCACATTGTCTCTAATAGTCAGTCTCATTCATTGCGCAAAGCAAGTACTTATATGTATCTTGTTATTAACCAATCAAGGAGGATTTATTTGCGTGTTATAGGCCTTTGTCCATCCAAATTCGTAGACAAACATCAATTGTACAGTGGttaaagaaagagaaaaaaatggTAAAGGAGACTTGAGCGTAATCAATGATACTCCGTTAGGTATGAATACAATGTGCATGACATTTCAATGATGAGATCTAAATGTTTGACGAAATTGATGAGCTACGGCTGCGCTGCAGCATGACATGGatcaaaaccaaaaaaaaatccCAATTTCGGGCATGGGAAAAAATATATGAAGTAATGAAAAAtaagaaaggaaaaaaatcGAAGAATGACAGAAGATTAGATATCGTCGCCAATGGAAATCTGGACTTTCTCGCCTGGCTTAAACGGAGGAAGACCTATAAACCAATCATCAGTTCCCTTTCAACGACCGTACATACAAATAGAACCAAAAGGGACTTACCGAGATATGGACAACTAGCACACCTAAACGCATCTCCCAGGTAACAGCTACCACAGCTACTCGTCTTTTTGGCTTccgctctcttctccaccgGCCAGATACCTTCCATCCCCTCTGTTGCCTTCTTCAGGTTCTCTGGTATGTCATCGTCGCCCTCCAAGAAGAATGCCTTTTGCGCCTCCTTGACAGCTGCCGAAGTCTgagcctcctcctcctgctcaaGCTCCTTCAACCCGCAAGTGCAATCCTTGCATGCCCTACGTCGCTTCACGGGTTTCCCATTCTCTGCCGGGAAAACACACTCTGGCCGGGCGAGATCTGCGGGAGTCAAGAGCGATTTGCCACCGTcgggaagaagtggagagtCTATCGCCCAAAGAGCAGCTTTGCGAGCCTTGTCGCCATTTCGACGGAGCTGTAACGGACGAGTGGCACCTGGAGTGACGGACGCTGAGCCGGACGGCGCAGGCGAGGGGACAGATACGACGGTAGGAAGTGATGGGGTGCTAGGTGATGTATAGGcaaggatggatggagagggagtAGGGAGGACGGGAGTGAATGAGTGAGAAGCAAGAGCGGAATGTAAGGCGCCAAGTTGAGATTCAGAGTCAGCCGGGATATGTATGAATAGTTCAGTGGATGGTGGAATAgctggaaggagattggacggaaggggaagaggcaggaCAAGGTGGATAgtgagaggtggagggggaagagtaGTGGCTAGAAGCGATTAATGAGCATGGGCTAGAAGAGGCAAGTAAGAGAGATATACGTACCGTTATCCAAGATACGGTCTACCATCTCGCCCTGCACTGACGAGGAAGGCGGCGCGGCAGATTTGAGACTCGTGAGGATCGCCTGGTACTCGGGAGCTCTTTCCATCGAGCCAAGCACGACCTGGGTGGCGAGTGCAGAATGGTGGGCGGGAACAATCGGGGGCGCGGGCGCAGGCATCGTGGGCTGTATGTACGGGACAGTGACGGTCACtcaaagatggaagaaggaatggaagaaagaaagaacaaTGGACAAGAGAAATGCTTTGTGCCGTATACCATAGAAATGACGATTATTACTAAATAAATACAATGCCTTGCTGACTCACGCAATTAGAGTCCTCCGAATTggatcttctcctccgcccttcaaatcttcttccttacGTACGCCTCCACTGCACTTTGTTAGTTTCAATTACGTAAGATTATTTTCCTGTGCCAATTGGTAGCCCGCCTGATGACTGGtatttttccttttcctgcatacggaaaagaagaaaagacaaaagTGGAAAAAGGACAGGCAAATCACATATCCATCCGCCGTCAGTATGTTTCTCGAAATATCATTGGAGATCCCACAAAATCCATGCCAACACCTAAAGCACGCGATTTGTCGCGTGGATCGCGTGGAAAGAGCACTAGAAGcatttttgtttttctcGGTCACTTTTCGCGATCCCATTCGATTCGCGTTCCCATCATGTTATTATACTTGTAGTTTATTTAACATTTAACGCGAGAAATTCCTTTCCCGAGTACGCGTAAAAACCCGTGATTTTTAAGGAATCAACCAATCGGCATCCGGAACGGGGGATCTCGGTATCTCTCGCGTTTCGGAGAATTGTGCGGGCTGACGGTGGGACGCGCCAGCAGACATGGGTCGAGAGTGGGAAAAGGCACAAGTGAGCTCCGAGGTGAGCTCACTGACAATCCGTCGGACTCTAGTCACGCACGCCATAGTGCGACATGTAGCATATAAAAGAGTGCATGAATCTGGCAATCCCCAGGACTCTCTACTCTTCCATTCACCAGTCATTTCTCTCCCTAATATCCCGCTCCAACACCTGGCAAAGCACAAACAATATTATCACTTGCCTCTCCCTACCTTACACCTTATCAGATAACGACGGtgcctccactttttcccTCACCCTTCCTCTGTCCCTGCCAATCCAGATTATCTGCTACTTGTTAAGCATGACCTCAATCGCGCAGCCAATCGACTTTTCTTCCCGTCGCTCTTACTCCAGTACAGCTTCTCCGTCGagctctccttctcgctccAACTCGTATGACCTTTTTTCCAGTCCTAAAACGGGTACCAGCCCAGGTCAGCACCCTTGCCCGCACTTGAGCGAATTTGTACAAAGCTTGTACAAAGCCTGGAGCTCAAAAACAGACACTCaggaaagaagacgatggtGAAAGATACCCATCCGCCATGAAGTGCATCTTGTCATAGTCTGAGGCCATCCATAATAGAGGCGAAGACCAGGTGTCAGTCGCTCGAATTGCAAACTGGTCCAATAGCTGATTCgggcttcttctgccattcCACAGGCACCCAATAAATCAAGTAGAGTtgtatcatcatccttttccacctTGCGAAAGATTCCCCTAGCAATAACCACGCTTCATAATCAATCACTACATAGCGTGTCAAATATCGCATCTTTATGTTCGACTTTCGGACCATTTCCATCAGTCTGTCGTCATCGTGTAGCCTGTAATTGTGCATGTACTATTTCTTTTCAGACTTTCACGCCTGCTGGCTCTTCATGGTACACCTATGATGTCATTAAATCTACATTATTTGTATTTCCCAAGGATTTTGACTACCACCATTTCTGAAGAAACACTGTAAGATAATATAAATGAAGAATgatcaaaggaaaaagagatgacaTGACCATTTTCACCGGTGCACAGATTTCACCGTTCACATACCACTGAATTGCAAATATGTATAGTCAGCAGCAGTGATCTATTCGCATAACAATAGCTTGAAGCATCCCAGTCGGCGTAGTACTAGTAGCTATCACGAGAAAGTGGATACGAACTACAGATGCGATGGACGTACTCGCTAGCTGGTAGCCAGCCCATGTAACGAAAATTCTACAGCTCTGGATTCCCAACAAAGTCTGGTCGTCATCACACGACGTTTACGCCCCACAGGCCCTCACCCCCCCAATTGTTTTGTATCGGGTAAGGAGAATTAAGATCGATCAAATACACAATCTTTGATCGCTGATCGATTGCTTCAGGTTGTTTCGCCCTTATTTCTGGCCTTATGTTTGAGGTCTTGATCATTACGCAGACTATCTGACGCACAACAAATTATCTTCTGATATTCTTTTACAGTTTATTCTTAGCCGCCAATAATAATAACCATGGACTATGTATGTACCAGTGTAAGTTGTGAAGTCGggttgagaagggatgAATAACAGTCACTTTCCCTATCCATTATCACACTCTGTGCTCTTTAGTACTAGTGGCCTCGACTGATTTATAGAGTACTTGCAGGGCAATAGACAAAATAGCCTCCGACGCTGTTGGTGTCTGCCTGGCATGCTGGCGTCTCTTGCCAAGGTAAGACTAAATCGATTACGCAAAAGCTAATCGTGAGTCAAAGTTCATATCGCGAAATCGTGGTCAACATTgttcatccatccatgtGGTATCTGGACAAGATATAGTAGTATCGACAAGCTGGTACTGTATAGGCTTTTTTTATTTCACCACATTCATAGATTGTGGCTAGTGACTAGAAGGAATAGACGGAGCTAACACATACATCATAGTTAAAGTAAGCATTGACCCCGCTGATGATAAAGCAGGGAAGAAACCGCCATAGGAGGTTAGTAGTAGTAAATAAGGACTGCACTACTAGCAAATCCGCTTATCACTTTGTCTACAAACAGCAGCTTTGATTGGCGTTTTCACTGTGGTAAAATTTGTGCACCGACATTTATTGCCGATTCACATCATCCGGCACCTGCCCCCTTATCGATCATCACGGACCAACCAAATGCTTGTTGCCACGCACCTTGCGTCGTCGTGTTTCAAGTAGCTAAACGGAAACTATATTTTTTGTGTACTCTCCTGGTGTAAGAGAgtgtgggaagaggaataaTGGGATATGAGGGTCTGAGGGGAATATTTAATAAGAAGACATGGCATCTGATGGCCTATTATCTATACTTCTCGTAAGTGCTTCTCATTGCACAGTATTTGCTTATGGTCACTGTACAGACTTAAACCATTAATTGCGATCATTTCGACCAATCAGGGGTTAAAGGTCCAGGTCTGATCGCGTAGCGCAGTGGTTAGTGTTGCATCACATGGGGCCGTGCGGCATGCTCCAAACCATTTGATGGCCCCTGACGGCCTGCAGGGAGTTCACCGCTCAGAGAGCACAGGTCACAAACATCAGAGTGACACATCTCCAATCTGTGTCCCCTTGCTCGCTGCTGGGCACTGGAAGTTCCGATGCTGATCGGGCAACATTCTGGTGTAAAATTCCAAGAAGTCGGAAGTTTTGCACCACGATCAGCGACTAGATGCAGAGTCATCCCCCGTCAtaagcagcagcagggcGAGGATACCACACTGACGAATCATCCCCTCACGCCTTCTTGCTATTGTTTCATACATAGAGGCCGccactctttctttctcttttgccttttcccttcatcAACATACTCTTTCGCTTTCGCTCCTAGACCTCACCATAAGCGAGTTATATCACCTCtgacccttcttcatcataaAAAGGCTCAACAAAGGTCCCTATCAGTTATCATTCCCCTTTGAAGGACCTTCATTTGACCCAGAAATCGACAGTCACTGAACATCcctttgcttcttccttttccacctGGTGAGTCCGTATCTCGCACGCCACTTCTGCGCATAACGATAGGACAGCATAGAAGGCGATAGCCTTGCTAAATTGCTGACGCTATTGATTATGCGATGTGCACCGAAATCGTATCGCTGACGATTTGCACTCGCCACCCACACTGTACGCATATTGCCTTCAACCGCTACTTGCCTGCACACACACAATCCTCTCACACTCTTTGTCGGTTGTGTCTTTTGTATTTTACAACTTCCCTCTACTATATTAGCCCGGTTACTTTGTCGGCATTCGCCAGAGTGGAGAGCCAACTGCATACACAAGAAATCATACAGTACAGCCATTCATGTACTGTATCATAGGTTGATTGATAaactctttcatctcttcagTTCGCTGTACGACACAACAAGGAGCAAGACAAAAAAGTTTATATCCATCAACGAATACTCACTTTGaatcgtcttcttctcccttcaAAGTTACCTTTACAGAAAGAAGTCGcctttggaagaggcaTCGCCAACCGATTTCCGCAGAAGGTAACCTCctaatcatcttccattaTTAAGACAATTCTTTCGTTGAGATCCAGGTGAGCATTTTCCTGGGGAATAACAGCCGTTATTGGGGGTTACTGATAAAGGAGTAATAGCATAGCGGCCAATTTCCGCCTTCCAAGCAGTCTCCTTCGCTGTGAGTCGATTCTCAATTTTCATTCCTTGATATGCGTCCCTATGTCCGTACTACTGCTCgaggggaaaaaaaataagaATCGGTCATCTTTAAGGCGAGAGGGCCAGAGATGGCCACATGCCATGGGCGTTGGCGTCTTCTGACCAGTACCACCGATACCTTTGGGTCGAACACATTGCCTTTGTGCTACAGGAGGCTGACATCGGCGGATATTACTTCTCTGGACTTTGGCAACTTTATTTCCTTTGTTTTCTCGTATCCTTTAGACATGGAATGCTTGCTGACTCACTGTTCTGGCCTATTTCCTTTATCGTCATCTCTCCCTTTGAGGTGGCTCTCATTATCCATATCCTGCTATCTTCAATCTTGcaacatccatcttctgaTGTTTCCAGGTCTCTCAAGCCTTGAGCCTCGTAGATACCTAAATTGCTCCAAGGCAAAGACAGTACCACTCTCGGTGACCTTGTATCATCTG
Encoded here:
- a CDS encoding phosphatase activator; the encoded protein is MAIPASSNPITSVAPNSNPITSVSPNNYAAAPLYPSPTNPQLLSRLNLDLRGTIFPVEREMLMLLPESVLLGLFPQGLILSKPASWEGGDDGIFTVDFDPECFRYIIDFWSKAQDSFYGSPTTSGLYHAQQRIPTVDALSDHSQNPLLSKQAIIVLREELEYFSITKPGAAARTDITTGLANEDLRVLKMNCGKALEEKKAIFAALERNVNNSANLAERHLIDMLCVSGFNRDDEWGYRACEPQRNVISSMALVLLKTGINHHEDNNDGSPEIDPVQMGTAQKLLLFWRKPARKCWWDSVEIDVPSSLDAKSDETISVKVWARRVWTLELSLI
- a CDS encoding Fe-S cluster assembly protein DRE2 — encoded protein: MPAPAPPIVPAHHSALATQVVLGSMERAPEYQAILTSLKSAAPPSSSVQGEMVDRILDNATTLPPPPLTIHLVLPLPLPSNLLPAIPPSTELFIHIPADSESQLGALHSALASHSFTPVLPTPSPSILAYTSPSTPSLPTVVSVPSPAPSGSASVTPGATRPLQLRRNGDKARKAALWAIDSPLLPDGGKSLLTPADLARPECVFPAENGKPVKRRRACKDCTCGLKELEQEEEAQTSAAVKEAQKAFFLEGDDDIPENLKKATEGMEGIWPVEKRAEAKKTSSCGSCYLGDAFRCASCPYLGLPPFKPGEKVQISIGDDI
- a CDS encoding ubiquinol-cytochrome c reductase subunit 8, which codes for MRPTAPAHSGMPGPKTYIGWWGDMGGPKQKGIKTYGLSPYRQRPLAGMLRAYIFNGSKRTMHQLPYVAPPLIFFYGVYYWAKNKYAYYNSKQGHFDHLIEEGVIKPGQYERPTVEPLAH